One genomic window of [Clostridium] scindens ATCC 35704 includes the following:
- the truB gene encoding tRNA pseudouridine(55) synthase TruB: MIHGVLNVYKGKGYTSHDVVAKLRGITGQKKIGHTGTLDPDATGVLPVCLGKATKLCDMLTDKDKTYEAVLLLGVSTDTQDAGGEVLGTSDTAGLGEKEVREAIQSFVGGYDQVPPMYSALKVGGKRLYELAREGKVVERKARPVDIYQIRVLKMDLPRVWMEVSCSKGTYIRTLCHDIGEKLGCGGCMEELFRTKVSSFLLSDSLTLADINKRMQEGTLGEVLVPVDAMFGGYRKIVVKEPWISLARNGNSLPIKAVTGGEGIEDGEEVRLYNEAGQFIAIYAWKEERKEYHIVKMFFNEYI, encoded by the coding sequence ATGATACACGGCGTGTTAAATGTGTATAAGGGAAAAGGGTATACATCCCATGACGTTGTGGCGAAACTCAGAGGAATCACAGGGCAGAAGAAAATTGGGCATACGGGTACGCTGGACCCGGATGCTACCGGCGTCCTGCCGGTATGTCTGGGAAAAGCCACAAAATTGTGCGATATGCTGACGGATAAGGACAAGACCTATGAAGCCGTTCTTCTGCTGGGCGTATCTACCGATACGCAGGATGCAGGGGGCGAGGTTCTTGGCACGTCCGATACGGCAGGCCTTGGCGAAAAGGAGGTTCGGGAGGCGATACAAAGCTTCGTGGGCGGATACGACCAGGTTCCGCCGATGTATTCGGCGCTGAAAGTAGGCGGGAAGAGATTATATGAACTTGCAAGAGAAGGCAAGGTGGTGGAGCGAAAGGCACGCCCGGTGGATATTTACCAGATCCGTGTGCTTAAGATGGATCTTCCCAGGGTATGGATGGAAGTCTCCTGTTCCAAAGGGACTTATATCCGTACACTATGCCATGATATCGGCGAAAAGTTAGGCTGCGGCGGCTGTATGGAGGAACTGTTCCGTACAAAAGTCAGCAGTTTTCTCTTGTCAGACAGTCTGACGCTTGCGGACATCAATAAGAGGATGCAGGAGGGAACGCTAGGGGAAGTCCTGGTGCCGGTAGATGCCATGTTTGGCGGATATCGGAAGATTGTGGTAAAGGAGCCGTGGATATCCCTGGCCAGAAATGGAAACTCCCTGCCCATAAAGGCGGTGACTGGCGGGGAAGGGATAGAAGACGGGGAAGAGGTAAGGCTGTATAACGAGGCCGGACAGTTTATCGCAATCTATGCCTGGAAGGAAGAGAGAAAAGAATATCACATCGTAAAGATGTTTTTTAACGAATATATCTAA
- a CDS encoding DHH family phosphoesterase, whose translation MLNNILGEAFRIAIGGHVRPDGDCVGSCMGLYQYIKENYKDRRVDVYLEEIPEAYRCIEATKDIKHEVPENTKYDLFICLDCGDKDRLGFSALLLDQAVRTCCIDHHISNTEFTDYNYIVPDASSTSELIYNLLDEEKITLGVAEALYLGIVHDTGVFQYSCAGPSTFLTAAKLLEKGVDAPRIIQDTYYEKTYAQNQILGRALLESILFMEGRCIASYITKNTMDFYGVDPKDLDGVVSQLRVTKGVEVAIFMYELETNLYKVSLRSKYDVDVSKVAQYFGGGGHKKAAGLTMTGTPHDVLCNLARQIELQIETTLDK comes from the coding sequence ATGCTGAATAATATTCTTGGTGAGGCTTTTCGTATTGCGATTGGCGGCCACGTGCGTCCGGATGGGGACTGCGTAGGCTCCTGCATGGGGCTTTATCAGTACATTAAGGAGAATTATAAAGACAGGCGTGTAGACGTCTATCTGGAGGAGATACCGGAGGCCTATCGGTGCATAGAGGCCACAAAAGACATTAAGCATGAGGTGCCGGAAAATACAAAATATGATTTGTTCATCTGCCTGGACTGCGGCGACAAGGATCGGCTTGGATTCTCGGCTTTACTGCTTGATCAGGCAGTACGCACCTGCTGTATCGACCATCATATCAGCAATACGGAATTTACCGACTATAATTATATCGTGCCGGATGCCAGTTCCACATCGGAACTGATCTATAATCTGCTGGATGAAGAGAAGATTACGCTTGGGGTGGCAGAGGCTTTGTATCTTGGAATCGTGCATGATACGGGAGTATTCCAGTATTCCTGCGCGGGCCCTTCTACGTTTTTGACAGCGGCAAAACTGCTGGAAAAGGGCGTGGACGCGCCGCGTATCATTCAGGATACGTATTATGAGAAGACCTATGCCCAGAACCAGATTCTTGGCAGGGCATTGCTGGAAAGCATCCTGTTCATGGAAGGCAGATGCATTGCATCCTATATCACAAAGAACACTATGGACTTCTATGGCGTAGACCCCAAGGATCTGGACGGTGTGGTAAGCCAGCTGCGTGTTACGAAAGGCGTGGAAGTGGCGATCTTTATGTACGAGTTGGAGACCAACTTATATAAAGTCAGCCTGCGCTCCAAGTATGACGTGGATGTAAGCAAAGTAGCACAGTACTTTGGCGGCGGCGGGCACAAGAAGGCGGCAGGCCTTACGATGACAGGAACGCCCCACGATGTGCTTTGCAATCTGGCAAGGCAGATTGAACTTCAGATTGAAACTACATTAGATAAATAG
- the rbfA gene encoding 30S ribosome-binding factor RbfA — protein MRKRSIKNTRVSTEVQRELSNIIRGGIKDPRVAPWTSVVTAEVAPDLKTCKAYISVLGDAHEQEETIKGLQSAEGYIRRELARTLNLRNTPEIRFVLDQSIEYGVNMSKKIDEVTKGLKSEGDADAE, from the coding sequence ATGAGAAAAAGAAGTATAAAGAATACAAGAGTCAGCACAGAAGTGCAGCGGGAACTGAGCAATATCATAAGAGGCGGAATCAAAGATCCCCGCGTAGCGCCCTGGACTTCCGTGGTCACGGCAGAAGTGGCTCCGGATCTGAAGACCTGCAAGGCTTATATCAGCGTGCTGGGCGATGCGCATGAGCAGGAAGAGACCATCAAAGGGCTGCAGAGCGCGGAGGGATATATCCGCCGGGAACTGGCACGCACGCTGAATCTGCGCAATACGCCGGAGATCCGGTTCGTGCTGGACCAGTCGATTGAATATGGAGTAAATATGTCCAAGAAGATCGATGAAGTGACAAAGGGATTAAAATCAGAGGGTGATGCAGATGCTGAATAA